A single region of the Sulfitobacter geojensis genome encodes:
- a CDS encoding SDR family NAD(P)-dependent oxidoreductase gives MKEWQGKRYWLVGASDGLGAALAQKLSRAGAEVILSARSEDKLADLAAALPGKASYQTIDVADNDSVKAAADAVGTVDGVVFLAGVYWPFGAKEWNADQAVAMADVNFTGLMRVMGQVVPEMVARDAGHIVITSSLTGFRGLPGSIGYTASKAGTMSLAESMHADLRKTGVQVQVVNPGFIKTQLTDKNDFKMPFLMEPDEAAREVFEHMNTDSFKKSFPWLFSLLFRGSQFLPDWLYYRIFS, from the coding sequence ATGAAAGAGTGGCAAGGTAAACGCTATTGGCTGGTCGGGGCCAGTGACGGGTTGGGCGCGGCATTGGCGCAAAAACTCAGCCGTGCAGGGGCCGAAGTGATCCTGTCCGCGCGTTCCGAGGACAAGCTGGCGGATCTGGCCGCCGCCCTGCCGGGCAAGGCCAGCTATCAGACCATTGATGTCGCCGATAACGACAGTGTCAAAGCGGCGGCGGATGCAGTCGGCACGGTAGACGGCGTGGTGTTTCTGGCGGGCGTTTACTGGCCGTTCGGGGCCAAGGAATGGAACGCGGATCAGGCGGTTGCGATGGCGGACGTCAACTTTACCGGTTTGATGCGTGTCATGGGGCAGGTGGTGCCGGAAATGGTGGCGCGCGATGCGGGCCACATCGTGATCACGTCAAGCCTGACGGGCTTTCGCGGTCTGCCAGGGTCGATTGGTTATACCGCATCCAAGGCCGGTACCATGTCACTGGCGGAATCCATGCACGCGGATTTGCGCAAGACGGGCGTTCAGGTGCAGGTTGTGAACCCCGGTTTCATCAAGACACAGCTGACCGACAAGAATGATTTCAAAATGCCGTTCCTGATGGAACCGGATGAAGCCGCCCGCGAAGTATTCGAACATATGAACACGGATAGCTTCAAGAAAAGCTTTCCGTGGCTGTTTTCATTGCTGTTTCGCGGCAGTCAGTTTTTGCCCGACTGGTTGTATTACCGCATCTTCAGCTAA
- a CDS encoding DNA recombination protein RmuC gives MIQINGQSYTWDDPIVMAALIAGAAVLLILILLIVAVRAAGRSARIAAPLGKQIQGLGGYVQQLGAAQERLQGGLQTVSDTQANAQAQLIQSMEARLAHVQQNMQDRLADNAAKSARALAEMQERMNATLHGNSKQTTTSLTQLQERLASIDKAQDNITKLSGDVLSLQDILSNKQTRGSFGEIQLHDIVSKALPADAYSMQSTLSNGKRPDCLIHLPNPPGPIVIDSKFPLEAYEALRRATTDHEAKEAARAMRVAVKVHIDAIATKYIIDGETAEGALMFLPSEAVYAELHANFGEITRYGFEKRVWIVSPTTCMATLNTMRAILKDARMREQAGAIRKELGLLNGDVERLVTRVGNLDRHFGQARKDVDEILVSSEKAAKRSGRLHNFDFEELDDDKTARTVVPLLNPER, from the coding sequence ATGATCCAGATCAACGGCCAGTCCTACACCTGGGACGATCCAATTGTCATGGCCGCCCTCATCGCGGGTGCTGCGGTGCTGTTGATCCTGATCCTGCTGATTGTGGCCGTGCGTGCCGCAGGCCGATCCGCACGGATCGCGGCCCCTTTGGGCAAGCAAATACAAGGGCTTGGCGGTTACGTGCAGCAGTTGGGCGCAGCACAGGAACGCCTGCAGGGCGGTTTGCAGACCGTGTCGGACACACAAGCCAACGCACAGGCCCAGCTGATCCAGAGCATGGAGGCGCGGCTGGCCCATGTGCAGCAGAACATGCAGGACCGGCTGGCGGATAATGCCGCGAAATCCGCACGCGCGCTGGCCGAGATGCAGGAACGGATGAACGCAACCCTGCACGGCAATTCCAAGCAGACCACCACCAGCCTGACCCAGTTGCAGGAACGTCTTGCCTCGATCGACAAGGCGCAGGACAACATCACCAAGCTGTCCGGTGACGTGCTGTCCTTGCAGGATATCCTGAGCAACAAGCAGACGCGCGGCAGTTTCGGGGAAATCCAGCTGCATGACATCGTGTCCAAGGCGCTGCCGGCGGATGCCTATTCGATGCAATCGACGCTGTCGAATGGCAAACGGCCCGATTGTCTGATCCACTTGCCAAACCCGCCCGGCCCGATTGTGATCGACAGTAAATTCCCGCTTGAAGCCTATGAGGCGCTGCGGCGCGCCACCACGGATCACGAGGCAAAGGAAGCCGCGCGGGCGATGCGGGTGGCGGTCAAGGTGCACATTGATGCGATTGCGACCAAATACATCATCGACGGGGAAACCGCCGAAGGGGCGTTGATGTTTTTGCCGTCCGAAGCGGTCTATGCCGAGTTGCACGCGAACTTTGGCGAAATCACGCGTTACGGTTTTGAAAAACGGGTTTGGATCGTGTCGCCGACCACCTGCATGGCGACGTTGAACACGATGCGCGCCATTTTGAAGGACGCGCGGATGCGCGAACAGGCGGGGGCGATCCGCAAGGAGCTGGGGTTGCTTAACGGGGATGTCGAACGGCTGGTGACACGGGTCGGCAATCTGGACCGGCATTTCGGGCAGGCGCGTAAAGATGTGGACGAAATTCTGGTCAGCTCTGAAAAGGCCGCGAAACGGTCGGGGCGGCTGCATAATTTTGATTTTGAGGAACTGGACGACGACAAGACAGCCCGCACCGTTGTGCCCTTGCTTAACCCCGAACGTTGA
- the mutL gene encoding DNA mismatch repair endonuclease MutL — protein MSQPNPNISDTQPIIRQLDDSAINRIAAGEVVERPASAVKELVENAVDAGAKRITVEYADGGKTLIRVTDDGCGIAPDDLPLALSRHATSKIDGSDLLNIHTFGFRGEALPSLGAVGRLTITSRAAGHEGAEITVNGGHTGAVKPAALNGGTVVTLRDLFYATPARLKFLRTDRAEAQAIGDVIKRLAMADPFVSFTLRDVSGGGEGRNVFRVGAEQGDLFDALHGRLAQVLGREFADNALQIDAEREGLHLTGFAALPTYSRGSAVAQYLFVNGRPVRDKLLVGALRGAYFDFLSRDRHPAAALFLDCDPTLVDVNVHPAKSEVRFRDPGLARGLIVSALRHALANAGHRASTTVAGATLGAMTPEPTGARVYQMDRPSLGARTAAFEAQAPGFAETAGVWGRVETPAEEVVQTADEDFPLGTARGQVHENYIIAQTANGMVIVDQHAAHERLVYEKLKNQMAANGVAAQALLIPEIVELSAGDCERLLDLSVEMYRFGLGIEAFGGSAIAVRETPAILGEVNARALLLDILDELADQNDSNLLQAKIEAILSRIACHGSIRSGRRMRGEEMNALLREMEATPHSGQCNHGRPTYVELKLADIERLFGRT, from the coding sequence ATGTCCCAGCCAAACCCCAACATAAGCGATACGCAGCCGATCATCCGTCAACTGGACGATTCCGCGATCAACCGGATTGCCGCAGGCGAGGTTGTTGAACGCCCCGCCTCTGCCGTGAAGGAACTAGTGGAAAACGCCGTTGATGCCGGTGCCAAGCGGATCACCGTTGAATATGCCGATGGCGGTAAAACCCTGATCCGCGTGACCGATGACGGCTGCGGCATTGCGCCCGATGATCTGCCGCTGGCCCTGTCGCGCCACGCGACCTCGAAAATCGACGGCTCGGACCTGTTGAATATACATACTTTTGGCTTTCGCGGAGAGGCCTTGCCGTCGCTGGGTGCTGTTGGCCGTTTGACCATCACCAGCCGCGCGGCGGGCCACGAGGGCGCGGAAATCACGGTGAACGGCGGGCACACAGGGGCGGTGAAACCTGCCGCGCTGAATGGCGGTACCGTCGTGACCCTGCGCGATCTGTTTTACGCGACGCCTGCGCGGCTCAAGTTTCTGCGCACCGACCGCGCAGAGGCGCAGGCGATCGGCGATGTGATCAAACGGTTGGCCATGGCGGACCCTTTCGTCAGCTTCACGCTGCGCGATGTGTCGGGCGGCGGCGAGGGGCGCAATGTGTTTCGCGTCGGGGCCGAACAGGGCGATCTGTTTGACGCGCTTCATGGCCGGTTGGCGCAGGTGTTGGGGCGCGAGTTTGCCGATAACGCCCTGCAAATTGATGCCGAACGTGAGGGGCTGCACCTGACGGGTTTTGCGGCATTGCCGACCTATTCACGTGGGTCAGCGGTGGCGCAGTATCTGTTCGTCAACGGGCGGCCGGTGCGTGACAAGCTGTTGGTCGGGGCGCTGCGCGGGGCCTATTTCGATTTCCTGTCGCGCGACCGCCATCCGGCGGCGGCGCTGTTTCTGGACTGCGATCCGACACTCGTCGATGTGAACGTGCACCCGGCAAAGTCCGAAGTGCGGTTCCGCGATCCGGGGCTGGCGCGCGGGCTGATCGTATCGGCGCTGCGCCATGCCTTGGCCAATGCGGGGCACCGCGCGTCGACCACGGTGGCGGGGGCGACTTTGGGCGCGATGACACCGGAACCAACGGGGGCGCGGGTCTATCAGATGGATCGCCCGTCACTGGGTGCGCGCACGGCAGCGTTTGAAGCACAAGCACCGGGGTTTGCGGAAACCGCTGGTGTCTGGGGGCGGGTCGAAACCCCTGCCGAAGAGGTCGTGCAAACGGCGGATGAGGATTTCCCGCTGGGCACCGCACGCGGGCAGGTGCATGAAAATTACATCATCGCGCAAACCGCCAATGGCATGGTGATCGTGGATCAACACGCCGCCCACGAACGTCTGGTCTATGAGAAACTGAAGAACCAGATGGCCGCGAACGGCGTCGCGGCGCAGGCGCTGTTGATCCCTGAAATTGTCGAGTTGTCCGCAGGGGATTGCGAACGCTTGTTGGATCTGTCGGTGGAAATGTATCGCTTTGGTCTGGGCATCGAAGCCTTTGGCGGCAGTGCCATCGCGGTGCGCGAAACGCCGGCAATTCTGGGCGAGGTAAACGCGCGCGCCCTGCTGCTGGATATTCTGGACGAACTGGCCGATCAGAATGACAGCAATCTTTTGCAAGCCAAGATCGAAGCGATCCTGAGCCGGATTGCCTGTCACGGCTCTATCCGGTCGGGCCGGCGGATGCGGGGCGAAGAGATGAACGCGCTGTTGCGCGAGATGGAAGCAACCCCGCATTCGGGGCAGTGCAATCATGGCCGCCCCACGTATGTAGAACTTAAGCTGGCCGATATTGAACGGCTTTTCGGGCGCACATGA
- a CDS encoding NAD(P)/FAD-dependent oxidoreductase, which produces MPFDKPTTALSPQGRRRSIAVIGAGISGMGAAHRLADTHNVTLIESGQRLGGHARTVIAGKNGDQPVDTGFIVFNYANYPHLAALFKELDVPVIKSDMSFGASIDGGRLEYALHSVDTIFAQRRNAVNPAFLRMVRDIVKFNKNAVRVAQDQSLTIAEFIKLLGLGRYFRDYYLAPLSGAIWSTPTQKIMDFPAHAMVSFLENHALLDYSGQHQWYTVQGGSTQYVQRLEAAMRAKGVDVRLNAAVQGVRRTDMGVEVKSWASDWEAFDEVVFATHSDDSLAMLADADPAEAKALGAVKYQPNDVVLHADASIMPKRRKTWASWVYTEDKNAQSDRIDLTYWMNSLQPIPENDPHFVTLNTKRTIREELIYDQVTLRHPVYDMGAWAAQKEIAALNGNRGTWFCGAWMGHGFHEDGLRSAMTVVDAIEGRAALPIAAE; this is translated from the coding sequence ATGCCATTTGACAAACCGACCACTGCCCTTTCGCCGCAAGGCCGCCGCCGTTCGATTGCCGTGATCGGCGCGGGCATTTCCGGCATGGGTGCTGCGCACCGTCTGGCCGACACCCACAACGTGACGCTGATCGAAAGCGGCCAAAGGCTGGGTGGGCACGCGCGCACGGTTATCGCGGGCAAGAACGGCGATCAGCCAGTGGATACAGGGTTTATCGTGTTCAACTACGCGAACTACCCGCATCTGGCGGCCTTGTTCAAAGAGTTGGACGTGCCGGTGATCAAATCCGACATGAGCTTTGGCGCGTCGATAGATGGCGGGCGGCTGGAATATGCGCTGCACTCGGTCGATACGATCTTTGCGCAACGGCGCAATGCAGTGAACCCCGCCTTCCTGCGGATGGTGCGCGATATCGTCAAGTTTAACAAAAACGCGGTGCGTGTGGCGCAGGACCAGTCGCTGACGATTGCCGAATTTATCAAGCTTTTGGGGTTGGGGCGCTATTTTCGCGACTATTATCTGGCGCCTTTGTCCGGCGCGATCTGGTCAACACCGACGCAAAAGATCATGGATTTTCCCGCCCACGCTATGGTGAGTTTCCTCGAAAACCACGCGCTGTTGGATTATTCCGGCCAGCATCAGTGGTACACGGTGCAGGGCGGATCGACGCAATATGTGCAACGGCTTGAGGCGGCAATGCGCGCCAAGGGTGTTGATGTCCGCCTGAACGCGGCGGTGCAGGGGGTGCGACGCACAGATATGGGTGTCGAGGTGAAATCATGGGCCAGCGATTGGGAAGCTTTTGACGAGGTGGTGTTCGCCACCCATTCTGACGACAGTCTTGCGATGTTGGCCGATGCGGATCCGGCTGAGGCCAAAGCGCTGGGCGCGGTAAAATACCAGCCCAATGATGTTGTTCTGCACGCGGACGCCAGCATTATGCCCAAGCGGCGCAAGACATGGGCGTCCTGGGTTTATACCGAAGACAAGAATGCGCAGTCGGACCGGATTGACCTGACCTACTGGATGAACTCCCTCCAACCGATCCCTGAAAATGATCCGCATTTTGTCACGCTCAACACGAAACGCACGATCCGCGAAGAATTGATCTATGATCAGGTCACGCTGCGCCATCCGGTTTATGATATGGGCGCTTGGGCAGCGCAAAAAGAGATCGCGGCGCTGAATGGCAATCGCGGCACTTGGTTCTGCGGCGCATGGATGGGCCACGGGTTTCACGAGGATGGACTGCGCTCGGCAATGACGGTTGTTGACGCGATTGAAGGGCGGGCTGCCCTGCCGATTGCAGCGGAATGA
- a CDS encoding glutathione S-transferase family protein gives MLKLYYFPGTISVAVAVTLQEAGLEYDPVKVDFAAAEQTKPDFLALNPKGRVPALVTDNGTILTETGALLDYIADLKPDAGLVPQDAEDAAHMRAVMYYLASTMHVAHAHKMRGSRWADQQSSFDDMTAKVPETMTACAQYVETECLRGAYANGDYLTLADPYLFVVCNWLKGDGVNLSDFPKISAFLSLMESRDSVKAVRAKGIL, from the coding sequence ATGCTGAAACTCTATTATTTCCCTGGCACCATCTCGGTCGCTGTTGCCGTCACATTGCAAGAGGCAGGGCTGGAGTATGACCCCGTCAAAGTGGATTTCGCTGCAGCAGAACAAACCAAACCGGACTTCCTTGCGCTGAACCCCAAAGGTCGGGTGCCCGCACTTGTGACCGACAACGGCACGATCCTGACCGAAACCGGTGCCCTGCTGGATTACATCGCGGACCTGAAACCCGATGCCGGTCTGGTCCCGCAAGATGCAGAGGACGCGGCCCATATGCGCGCCGTCATGTACTACCTTGCCTCGACCATGCATGTGGCCCACGCCCATAAAATGCGCGGCAGCCGCTGGGCGGACCAGCAGTCCAGCTTTGATGATATGACCGCCAAAGTGCCCGAAACCATGACCGCCTGCGCGCAGTATGTCGAAACCGAATGCCTGCGCGGCGCATATGCGAACGGCGATTATCTGACGCTTGCCGATCCTTATCTTTTTGTTGTGTGTAACTGGCTGAAAGGCGACGGCGTGAACCTGTCCGACTTCCCGAAAATCAGCGCCTTTCTATCCCTCATGGAAAGCCGCGACAGCGTCAAAGCCGTGCGTGCGAAAGGCATCCTGTGA
- a CDS encoding histidine phosphatase family protein, which produces MSHITLIRHGQANSGAKDELSYDRLSALGHEQAGWLGGYLSDSATHHTRLYTGTLRRHIETADGMQTGLDAVRDPRLNELEYFTMAKLLEEQHGIDFPTEQGQFTSHLPTVFAYWKDGKIEDTPETWNQFHSRVNDALQEIAAGNGPALVVTSGGLISMAMSQAMHLDIPAMARLALAIMHTSMHRLFPIGGHWSPVLFNAVPHLETPDRRVAQTHI; this is translated from the coding sequence ATGTCCCACATCACCCTCATCCGCCACGGTCAGGCCAATTCCGGTGCCAAAGACGAACTCAGCTATGATCGCCTTAGCGCGCTTGGCCACGAACAGGCCGGATGGCTGGGCGGCTATCTGTCCGACAGCGCCACGCACCACACGCGACTTTATACCGGTACGCTGCGCCGCCACATCGAAACTGCGGATGGTATGCAAACGGGATTGGACGCCGTGCGCGATCCACGGCTGAACGAGCTTGAGTATTTCACCATGGCCAAGCTGCTGGAGGAACAACACGGCATAGATTTCCCCACCGAACAGGGGCAGTTCACCAGCCACCTGCCCACCGTCTTTGCCTATTGGAAAGACGGTAAGATCGAAGATACGCCGGAAACGTGGAACCAGTTCCACAGCCGCGTCAACGATGCGCTGCAAGAAATCGCCGCTGGCAATGGGCCTGCGCTGGTCGTGACCTCGGGCGGGTTGATCTCCATGGCGATGTCACAGGCGATGCATCTGGACATACCGGCCATGGCGCGTCTGGCCCTAGCGATCATGCATACATCCATGCACCGTCTGTTTCCGATTGGCGGGCATTGGTCGCCCGTCCTGTTCAACGCCGTCCCGCATCTGGAAACACCGGACCGGCGCGTCGCCCAGACCCACATCTGA
- a CDS encoding MFS transporter gives MTGQTPQNLSAYALFAALLSAAGLPIYIHAPKFYVDEYGVSLAALGAVLFGLRLLDVVQDPVLGKLAEMLRHRRGLAVGIGAGMMAGAMIGLFAIAPPVQPVLWFAAMLTLVFSGFSFLTVCFYAQGVAKADRMGASGHLALARWRETGALLGVCVASVTPVALGAFMGAPFAGFAVGFAVLAALSVFAMRGEWGSVGVAASTGFGPVLADPIARKLLLIALVNAAPVAVSSTLFLFYVEIALEAPGWEGALLLLFFLSAAAAAPLWGKLAERFGPKLVLLGAMVLGIFAFGGAVLLGPGDAALFAVVCVASGAVLGADLTLLPAMFAARLAKISPSAAEGFGLWAFVSKFTLAFAAVALLPALESAGLQSGAQASPPEAVRLLVLFYAAVPCALKLVAIALLATLRDESEA, from the coding sequence ATGACAGGGCAGACACCGCAAAACCTGTCGGCCTATGCGTTGTTTGCGGCGCTGCTGTCGGCGGCGGGCTTGCCGATCTACATCCATGCGCCCAAATTCTATGTGGACGAATATGGCGTGTCTTTGGCGGCACTCGGCGCGGTCCTGTTCGGGCTGCGCTTGCTGGATGTTGTACAGGATCCGGTGTTGGGCAAGCTGGCAGAAATGCTGCGGCACAGGCGCGGTTTGGCCGTTGGCATCGGCGCTGGCATGATGGCCGGCGCAATGATCGGATTGTTCGCGATTGCCCCGCCTGTGCAGCCGGTTTTGTGGTTCGCGGCCATGCTGACACTGGTGTTTTCGGGGTTCAGTTTTCTGACCGTCTGCTTTTACGCCCAAGGTGTCGCTAAGGCGGATCGTATGGGGGCATCGGGGCATCTGGCCTTGGCACGCTGGCGCGAGACCGGTGCGTTGCTGGGGGTCTGTGTCGCATCCGTGACGCCGGTGGCTTTGGGGGCTTTCATGGGCGCGCCCTTTGCCGGTTTCGCGGTGGGATTTGCGGTTCTGGCTGCGCTATCGGTTTTTGCAATGCGCGGCGAATGGGGCAGCGTTGGTGTTGCGGCTTCTACCGGTTTCGGGCCCGTGCTGGCAGACCCGATTGCACGAAAACTACTGTTGATCGCATTGGTCAATGCAGCCCCCGTTGCGGTCAGCTCGACCTTGTTTTTGTTCTATGTCGAGATCGCGCTGGAGGCCCCCGGTTGGGAAGGGGCGTTGTTGTTGTTGTTCTTTTTATCCGCGGCGGCGGCAGCCCCGCTGTGGGGCAAGCTGGCCGAACGGTTTGGCCCCAAACTTGTGTTGCTGGGGGCCATGGTGCTGGGCATCTTTGCCTTTGGCGGTGCGGTCCTTTTGGGGCCGGGGGATGCGGCGCTTTTTGCGGTGGTCTGTGTCGCGTCGGGGGCCGTGCTGGGGGCGGACCTGACCCTGCTGCCCGCGATGTTCGCCGCGCGGCTGGCGAAAATATCGCCTTCGGCGGCGGAAGGTTTCGGGCTTTGGGCTTTCGTTTCGAAATTCACATTGGCATTTGCCGCTGTCGCACTACTTCCAGCATTGGAAAGCGCAGGACTGCAAAGCGGTGCGCAGGCGAGCCCGCCCGAAGCGGTGCGCCTTTTGGTGCTGTTTTACGCGGCGGTGCCCTGCGCGTTGAAACTGGTGGCAATCGCGCTGTTGGCAACCCTGCGCGACGAGAGCGAAGCATAA
- a CDS encoding DUF1365 domain-containing protein, which produces MTKTVDHIAGQTFHGRKGAVKNAFRYSIDYVLCDAEAEVQTPALFGRNTGGVASLRDTDHGGEPKLGMGAKWVRQVLEQHQITGVEQIEILAQPRILGHVFNPVSFWLCRNTDGGLITVIAEVSNTYGDRHCYLCAHPDQRVIEAADQISATKIFHVSPFQPVEGSYTFRFDITDEKVGIWIDYTAGNGGLIATLTGKRQQLSNFGILKAMLRRPFGSRRVLALIHWQAAKLWWKGAGFRNRPEPPPSKVSR; this is translated from the coding sequence ATGACAAAAACGGTCGATCATATCGCGGGACAGACCTTTCACGGGCGCAAGGGCGCTGTGAAAAACGCGTTCCGCTATTCGATCGACTATGTGCTGTGTGACGCAGAGGCCGAGGTCCAGACGCCCGCGCTGTTCGGGCGCAACACGGGCGGTGTGGCCTCGTTGCGGGACACGGATCATGGCGGGGAACCGAAACTGGGCATGGGGGCCAAATGGGTCCGGCAGGTGCTCGAGCAACATCAGATTACGGGTGTTGAACAGATCGAGATTTTGGCACAGCCGCGCATCTTGGGGCATGTGTTCAATCCAGTCAGTTTCTGGCTGTGTCGCAACACTGACGGCGGGTTGATCACCGTGATTGCCGAGGTGTCGAATACCTATGGCGACCGGCATTGCTACCTCTGCGCCCATCCCGACCAGCGAGTGATCGAAGCGGCGGACCAGATCAGCGCGACCAAGATTTTCCATGTCTCGCCGTTTCAGCCGGTCGAGGGCAGCTATACGTTTCGCTTCGATATCACGGATGAAAAAGTGGGCATCTGGATTGACTACACGGCGGGCAACGGCGGGTTGATCGCGACGCTGACGGGGAAACGCCAACAGTTGAGTAACTTTGGTATTCTCAAAGCAATGCTGCGCCGCCCCTTCGGGTCGCGCCGCGTGCTGGCGCTGATCCATTGGCAAGCGGCCAAGCTGTGGTGGAAAGGCGCGGGGTTTCGCAACCGGCCCGAACCGCCGCCGTCTAAAGTAAGCCGATGA
- a CDS encoding saccharopine dehydrogenase: MTHLWVRAEQRENETRVGITPEGVTALMAQGFDVTVEACGTRAIETAAYVATGCAIAPQYSWPTAPEDAIIFGLKELPDDGTPLPHTHIMFGHAFKGQLSGQTLLRRFQAGGGTLLDLEYLTNDTGRRVAAFGYWAGFAGAAVALKSWAAQQRGALCGPVTPYANAEALKSDLSREMAAAGAAPTALIIGALGRVGTGAADLCKAMNAPVTGWDMKETAHGGPFPEILTHDIFLNCILAGPQTPVFVPKSALNAPRTLSVIGDIACDPDSDYNPVPVYDRATTWDAPALRVYDDPVMDVMAIDNLPSMLPLESSQDFAGQLLPTLMQLGDDQDGVWARARATYASHMDALS, from the coding sequence GTGACGCACCTGTGGGTCCGCGCCGAGCAGCGCGAGAATGAAACACGCGTCGGCATCACGCCAGAGGGTGTCACGGCGCTGATGGCGCAGGGCTTTGACGTGACGGTCGAGGCCTGCGGCACACGTGCCATCGAAACCGCCGCCTATGTCGCGACCGGCTGCGCCATCGCGCCGCAGTATTCATGGCCCACCGCCCCCGAAGATGCGATCATCTTTGGTCTCAAGGAACTGCCGGACGACGGCACGCCCCTGCCCCACACCCACATCATGTTCGGCCATGCCTTCAAGGGGCAGCTTTCCGGCCAGACCCTTCTGCGCCGGTTTCAGGCGGGCGGCGGCACCCTGCTGGATCTCGAATATCTGACCAATGACACAGGCCGGCGCGTGGCCGCCTTTGGCTATTGGGCCGGATTTGCAGGTGCCGCTGTTGCGCTGAAATCATGGGCTGCACAACAACGCGGGGCGCTGTGCGGACCCGTGACCCCCTACGCCAATGCCGAAGCGTTGAAATCCGATCTTTCCCGCGAAATGGCGGCAGCGGGGGCCGCGCCGACGGCGCTGATCATCGGGGCGCTGGGCCGTGTCGGCACCGGTGCGGCAGATCTGTGCAAGGCAATGAATGCCCCCGTCACCGGCTGGGACATGAAAGAAACCGCGCATGGTGGTCCCTTTCCCGAAATCCTGACCCATGACATTTTCCTGAACTGCATTTTGGCCGGTCCGCAAACCCCTGTGTTTGTCCCGAAATCCGCGCTGAACGCCCCCCGCACCCTTAGCGTCATCGGCGACATCGCCTGCGACCCCGACAGCGATTACAACCCTGTACCGGTCTATGACCGTGCAACAACGTGGGACGCGCCGGCGCTGCGGGTGTACGACGATCCGGTGATGGACGTCATGGCCATCGACAACCTGCCATCCATGTTACCATTGGAAAGCTCACAGGATTTCGCAGGCCAGCTTTTGCCAACGCTGATGCAATTGGGCGATGACCAAGACGGCGTTTGGGCCCGCGCGCGTGCGACCTATGCCAGCCACATGGACGCGCTTAGCTGA